The nucleotide sequence CCTGCTCACATTTACGAGAATATGACATCACCATTTTTTACAACAAAAGAAGTTGGGCAAGGAACAGGATTGGGTCTTTCAACTGCCATTGGCATTATTGAGTCTCATGGTGGTGAATTAAGATATCTTCCTGATAAAAAAAATACTGTTTTTACTTTTTCACTTCCAATTGTTTAAATCTTATTTTTACTTCACACAGATTCCATTTCTACAAGAAAGACCTTGTTTACATTCTTCACTATCACCGCAGATTTCACCTTCGCTTTTAATAGTTCTGCAAACTCCATCAATTCCTACTTCATTGTCTTTACAACACTTGGCCCTTTGAATAGTTTGATTATTTATTTTTTCATTCCAAAATAGACACATGTTTTCAATTGCGTTTACTAGAATTAAAATAAAGTCAAGAATGAAGCTGCAAGCAGTGGACGAAATAAAGATGACTAATCGAAAATTCCTCTTTGTAATTTTCTGTTAATATCTTTTTCCTTCTCACTTTCTCTTTTATCATGAAGTTTTTTTCCTTTCGCAAGTGCAATTTCAATTTTTACAAATGAGTTTTTGAAATAAATGATTGTCGGAACAATTGTCATCGATCCTGCCTTCATTGCATGTGAAAGTTTTACGATTTCTTTAGTATGAAGTAGAAGCTTTCTTGTTCTATTTTCTTGATGATTATTGATATTTCCGAATTCATATTGAGGAATAAGCATATTATAAATCCACATCTCTCCATTTGAATCGATTCCAACATGAGATTCCGATATAGATCCTTTTCCTTTTCTTAACGATTTTACTTCAGTTCCCTTAAGTTGAATTCCCGCCTCTAATTTTTCAGATAAAAAATAGTCATAGC is from Halobacteriovoraceae bacterium and encodes:
- the smpB gene encoding SsrA-binding protein SmpB; this encodes MGIKIIAKNKRASYDYFLSEKLEAGIQLKGTEVKSLRKGKGSISESHVGIDSNGEMWIYNMLIPQYEFGNINNHQENRTRKLLLHTKEIVKLSHAMKAGSMTIVPTIIYFKNSFVKIEIALAKGKKLHDKRESEKEKDINRKLQRGIFD